The Stieleria maiorica genome includes the window CCGTCCAGTTCCGCCACCCGATCGGGCCGCATGGTCGCAAGGTTTTGGGTTTCACCGATGTCGTCCTTCAAATTGTACAATTCGCGGGTTTCCGGATATTGGGGATGCGGTTCAAACCGTCGAATCAATTTCCAGTCTCCTTGGCGGACAGACACCGCGGGAATCAAGTGTGGGAACCAGGTGAAGTAGGCTTGGCGGTTCAGCCTGCCGGTTTGCTTCAACACGGGAAGGAGCGACTCCCCATCGACGACGTGCCCGTCGGGCTTCTCCAGGCCCGCGGCCTGCAGGATGGTCGGGTACAGATCGATCGGTCCGACGACGGCATCGCTGGTCGACCCGGGTTTGATCTGACCGGGCCATCGGACCATCAGCGGCACGCGTTGTCCGCCCTCGTAGATTCGGCCCTTGCCTTCACGCAACGGGGCATTGTTGGTCGGCGGTTGGTCTCCGGCCCACTTCTTCCAGTCTTGGACGAACTCCCATTTCGGATGGCCCGGTTTGATGTTCACCATCTGTCGGCTTCCGGGCACGTTGCTGTGCGTGTTGCCGCCATTGTCGCTATAGAAGATGAACAGCGTGTTGTCGGTCAGCCCAAGTTGGTCGAACTTATCTAACATGCGGCCCAGGCTTTCATCGACGCTTTGGAGCATCGATGCCATGATCGGATTGTTCTGCCGCCCGAGAGGGTCGGTCTTTTCGGCAAATTGCTTGGTGTAGGCTTCCTTGTGTCCCCAAGGACCGTGGACGGCGTAGTGCCAGAAGTTCAGGAAGAAGGGTTCGTTGCGATGGGCTTCGACGAACCGAATCGCTTCATCGGTCAGACGATTGGTGATGTATTCCCCGTCCGGACCGTCGGTGATCGTCCCGACGTGATGTTTCCCCGACGGATTGCCCGTGCGGTGGACGCCGTAGGGTGAGAAATAGCTGGCCGGTCCGGGACTCGGTTCGGCGTGAAAGGCGACTTCGAATCCGTGCCGCTCCGGCCAATGCTGTTGGCTCAGTCCCAAGTGCCATTTGCCGAAATGACCCGTCCGGTATCCGGCGTCGCGCAGCACCTCGGCCAAGCTTTCCAGTCCCGGGTCCAAGTAGTTCTTGCTGTTGGCGTAGATCAAGGGCCGCTGGGCGGGCACCTTGGCCGGATAGGGGGACGCACCGGCGGGGGCTGCCGGTTGATGTCCCGACGCGGATGTCACGCGGTGGCGAGACGAGTACTGGCCGGTCAAGATCGACGCCCGCGTCGGTGAACATAGGGGCACGGCGTAGGCGTTGGTGAAACGCATCGATTGCCGCTGCAACCGTTGCATGTTCGGCGTTTCATAGTACTGCGAACCGTACGGCGTACTGTCCATCCAGCCCATGTCGTCGACCAGAAACAGGACGACGTTGGGTTTGGCCGCAGGAACCGGATCGGCGGCCATCAGGTGCGTTGTCGTCCAAGTCATCAGGGTGGTGACGATGACCGACAGCCAAGTCGCAGGGAGTGCATGTGTATTCATAATCAGGATCGATGGAAATCGCTTTCAGGATCGACAGGAACCAACGGACAGGCTGGAAGCCCATCCCACAAATTGCCTCTACCTTGACATCCGCGCGCCGAGGGGGACGAGTTCGTTGAAGCGGTCGATCGGCTGCTTTGCCGTCCAGGCCATCGCACGCAATAGAATCGTCCGGAAGATCGGATCGTCAAACGTCCAACTGTAGTGGCCCGGAATACTGACAAAGACGCGTCCCGCCGATCGTTCGTAAGCCCACATTTGCGGCCGCGCGGCGCCGTCTTCGATGCTCGTTGCGAACAAGGTGACGTTCTCTGGCTGGCCGGTCAGTCGCCAATAGCTTTCGTCGTACAACTGCAGCGGTTCGATGTTGCGCATGATCGGATGGTCGGTGTTGTGCACGTTCAAGGCGAGTGGTCCATGCCGGTAACCGATGCTGCCCCCCTTGGATGCCAAACCAATCCGACGTGAGAAATCATCGGCGCGGTCATTGCCGTTGACCGCCCAGTGGACGTAGATCGCGCCGCCGCCGGAATCAAAATACCGGTCCATCTTGGTTTGACGCTGATCGTCCCAGTCGCCCTTTTGAAAGAACACCAAGACATCGGCGTCGGCGAGTTGTTGATCATCTGGGAAATCCCAGGCGGCGTCGACATCGACCGCTTCGGCGGCGGCCAACAATTGCCCCCACTGAATCTGCCACGCCGGGTAGTCGTGTTCGCCCGGGCCGTGATCCTTCTTGCCCGCCACCAACACCACCTTGATCGGGTCCAACACGCTCGGCGGTGGCTCTGCCCCGGCCAACACCGCAGCCACCTCGGCCTGGGTGCGAACCGGCGGAGCTTCCAGCGGTGAATCCAGTGGCATGTGCGGCGGCGGAGTCAGCAGGAACGTCATCAAGTCGCGAAACTGGTCCGCCGTCAATTTCTCGTCGATGCCTTTGGGCATCACCGATACTTCCGCCGGCTTGATCGTGTCAATCTGTGCCTTTTCCAATCGCGTGGTCTTGCCGTCGGCGTCTCCCAGCATCAACTGACCGTCCACCGTCTGCAGCGTTCCGGTCAACACGCGACCGTCGTGCAGCAACACCGTGTTCCCCAGGTAATCCGGATTGATCGCAAAACTGGGGTGTTTGATGTCACGCTCCACCGACGCATAATCACGATGCACCAGGTTGCTCAGGTCGGGACCGATGTCGGAGCCGGCCAGACTGGAGCCTGGGCCGTGGATCGCGTGACACTTGAAACAGCCGGCGGCGTCACTGTGAAACACACGTCGTCCCCGCCCCCAATTCCCGCCCTGGATTTCCGCGATTTCGATCGCATCGATCGGCGACGTGTCTTCATCGGCACCACTGGTCCATGGCAAGTGGAATCGACGCAGCGGCAACGCTCGCAATCGCGAATCCTCGTTGGTTGACGCGGAGAGCGACCAATCGGGGGTGCTGTTTGCGGCGATGGAGGCACGCACGGTCAGTGGAACATCGGCCGCCGTTTCGGGATCAATCTGGATCGTCGCGCTGAACGTTCCGTCATCGTTTCGGTTCGCATCGATCTGTCGGCCTGCGACGTCCAGGTGAAACGACTGGGACGAGTGAGCGGCCAGTGTGACGATTTCTTCGGGCCACTGGTAATCGAGCGTCGATCCCGGTTGGACTTTGGGTCGCAGCAGATCGCTGACGTCCAACCGAGTCTGCATGGTAAGCATTCCGCCGCCGGAAATCAGCTTGCGTAGGTCATCGTGAACCGCACTCTGCCGCGTGAATTCATCGTTGACCTGCCAGTTGACGTGCGGCAACCAACCCGTCCATTCCGGATTCACCGTTGCATCCTCGCTGTGGCGGGTGAACGTCGCTTGTATGCCGCCGAGCGTCAGATCAACATCGATCGACGCGATTTGTTCGATGCCATCGGTTGTTGATGACTCGACGGGTGATTGATAGGGAATGGAAACGGCATAGTGATCGCGCGCCCCCATCGGATCGGTTTGCAAAAGCACACTGCGGCGATCACCGGACAATGCCATGCCGTGAACGGTCAGGTTTTGACGTGGGGTCGCCAGTTGACGTTGGACGACGGCGTAGGGTGGCATCAGCGTTTCGAATTGGTCCCCCGCGCGGACGAATTTGCCGTGCTGGACGACGATCCGGTCGACGACGTTTCGCAGCATCGCGGGGTCCAGCGGGCGATCGAACGCGATCTGAATTTCACGCGGCGAGTTTGCCCATACGTCGACCGGCCGCGCAGCTTCGGGACGCGACATTCGGATTCGGTACAACTTGCCCATGCCGGTCGGCCCCGTGCCCCAGTCGGGCGGGCCGCTGTGGCACGCGACCACCAAGTCGCCGTTGGGGGCGACACAGGCGTCGACGGTCAACATCTGCAAACACGCTAACAATTGCGTCGATGCGACGTAGCCGGAGTCCGTTTTTACCAGTTGCGTTCTCCAAATCTTTCCACGCGATTCACCGCAAACGATCGCGTTTCCGGCCCACCCCTTCGGCCCGAAGATCGGCGCGGATTGACCGTCGCCGTTGAACACCATCCCACAGGTCGATTGGTGTTGCGGAGCGTAATCGAAGACGGACGGTTCATCGATCACACCAGGATTGTGCCGCGGGTGTCGGGGCGGGAAACCGTAGTGTCGATCCGGCTCAAGATGCAGCAATTCGTCGAACGGATTTCCGTTGGGCAACCACGTCGCGCCTTCCTGTTCGGCGCAAAACAAGTCACCGTGCCGGTTGAAGGCGAACGCGATCGGGAATCGGATGCCGGTGCAAACGGTTTCACGGGTCTTGAAGTCCGGCGAGACACGTTGCACGGTGCCCCGATCGCTTTTCAGGTCATAGTGTGCGACACCCTGCTGGTCGATCAGATAGGCATTGGCATAGTTGGCCGTTCCCAGTCCGAAGTACAGCGACCCGTCGGATGCCATGGCGATACCGGTCGCGTCGACATTCTGTGGGATTTCATCCCAACCGGTCGCCACCACGATTTCTTCGTCGGCTTTGTCGTCGCCGTCTTTGTCGACGATCAATGACACCTTGCCCTTGCTGGGCGTGAAGACGCCTTGCCCGTGCGGATAGTTTTTCGGCGTGACCAACATCCCGATCGGTCCCCGCAACGAACCTTCATTCTTCCAAAACAGTTCGGCTGTGTCCTCCAATGAGTCGCCGTCGCTGTCACGCAGCAAGTGGACGTCGCCGTTGTAGCCGAGCGTGACCAGCGTACCGTCATCGCGAAATCGCACGTTGTTGACGTTGGTCAATTCGACCGGGATCTCGTGAACTTCAAATCCAGGCACCAGCATTTGAATCGCCAGCGGGTTTTCAACTTTCTGCAGTTCGGCTGAGTCGTTTTCCAATCGCAACGCATCCGGCAATGTTTCGGCGAGGGACGCGTGCTTCGCTGTCAAGTAACGCTCGACAGCATCCGTTTCGTGATCCGAAAGCATCCGGTCGTAGATCAGGACTTCGGCGATGTCGCAGGTCAACGGACCGGCAACGCGCATCTCACCTTGTCCGTTGTGATAATAGCGAGCCCCCAACGTCAGTTCCGCGAGCGACATCGTTGACGGTACATAGGGGCGTTTCCCCGCATCTTGTCCATCAACTCGCAACGAAACGGTTTTCAAGGCGGCATCAACGCGGAGGGCGACATGATGCAAGGTCCCGAAGTTGAATTCACCCTCGAAAAGGTCCCGAAACCCGCCGAAACCGCGTCCTTCCGCATTGATGACGTTCAACTTTCGCGTCGGACCGGGCCCCAAGTCGAGATTGAACCCGGTTTCGTAGTCGCGTCCTCCCGGCGCGTTGGATGAGATCCAACCGCGAAAGTCGCCGGGGTTGGCGTGGGGCGCCACGACAACGAAGACGCTGATCGATTCGGTTGAGATGTCGTTGCCGACACTCCGCAGGTGCGATCCGGAGAATCGCACGACGTGGGTGTCGCCGATTTCAACCAACGAGGGCTGTTGATCCGAGGATGATTGCGAAAAATCGCCTAAGTCAGCGGCAAGGTTGCTCCATTTCGGTACCGGCCCGGTCTGCTGTGTCGCCGCCAGTTGACTCGCATCCAAATGCAAAACGAGCCCACTGAATCTGGGTATTGGATTTTGATCCGCGGAGGCCATTCCGGCGAAGAGGATCAATTCGAGCAGCAATAACGTTCGAACGACGTACATCATCAATCACCGTCGAGCCAAAGGATGACGAGCCATTCGGCTCGGTTGAAATTCCGCCGGTATTGTAGCCCGTCACCGCCTGGGCAGCGTCGTTTTACATCGCCACCCTCGCCAGAGCGTGGAAAATGGCGGGGATCCACCTTCTGGCGAAGGTAGCTACGCCTGGCCGGAACTCACGAGGTTTCATCACGTTATATTTCAGTCGTCGAATCACATGAACACGGTATCCTTTGATTGAGAGTTGGCATTGCTGATGAACTACCCATCGACGGTCGCGCTGACGCTGTTTTGCGTATCGGGCTTGCTGCTTCCCCACGCCGTCGCCGAACCACCGACGCCACCTTCGAAAACCGATTCGCCGCCCAACGTGATCTTGATTCTGGCCGATGACATGGCCCTGGGAGACCTTTCCAGCCTGAACGGCGGGCTCAGCCGGACTCCCCACCTGGATCGCCTGAAGGACGACAGCGTCTGGTTCTCACAGGCGTATTCCGCCGCCCCGGTGTGCGCGCCCGCGCGGGCGGCACTGTTAACGGGTCGCTATCCGCATCGCACCGGAGTGGTCACGTTGAATCAGCTGACCTATCCGTCGTTGACACGCCTGCGCCGCGACGAGACGACGATCGCAGAACTGCTTCAAGACCGCGGATACGCAACCGGACTGATCGGTAAATGGCACTGCGGCAATGGCCAGGGCTATGAACCGAACGACCATGGTTTTGATGAATTTGAAGGCTTTCTCAATCACACCTTTATCCGCCGGTACTTTGATTATCGATTGCAGGTGGCGGGGCGGACCGTCGAGGTCAACGATCAATACCTGACGTCCGATCTGTCCGCCCGGGCGGTCGATTTTGTGCGTCGACATCGGGACGAACCATTCTTCTTGCACCTGGCGCACTACGCACCGCATCGCCCGATCGATGCCCCGGCCGAGCGGATCGAACCCTATTTGCGGCGTGGGCTCGACCAGCAGACCGCGACGGTGTACGCGATGATCGAAATCATGGACCAGGGAATCGGCGAGTTGTTGGAAGAACTGGATCGACTGCAGATCCGCGAGCAGACGATCGTCGTGTTTGCCAGCGACAACGGCCCCGACCCGTTGGTTCAGCGACGGTTCAATCACGACCTTCGAGAAACCAAGTACACGGTTTACGAAGGCGGGGTGAAAGTGCCGTTTTTGGTGCATTGGCCTAACAAGCTGACACCCAAGGAGCTTCATGATACCGTTCACTTCACCGACGTGCTGCCGACGCTGATGGAACTGTGTGGCTTCGACGTGCCCGAAACGCTTGAACTGGACGGTGCGTCCTTGGCGGGACGGTTGACGGGAAACGCCGATGTCGCACCGTTGCCCGGGCAACGGTTTTGGCAATGGAATCGCGCCCAGCCACGCTATTCGCACAACGCTGCGGTCCGCGAGGGCAATTGGAAACTCGTGCGGCCCTTCGTGACACGCAACATTCCCAAGAACGATTCGGAGCTTCCACCGGCACTTTACGATCTGTCGTCCGACCCGAGTGAATCACACGACGTGGCAGCCGAACATCCCGAGCGTGTCACGCAGATGAATCAGGCGCTGGAATCATGGACTCGCGCGGTGGAGCGGGATCGCACGCGAACCGAATCGGTTGCGGACTAGTCGTCGACCGCAAATCCATTGGCGTACTTGACGATGTGTCCGCAGCGTCGCCGTGTTCTCCGAACTCGGCGCACGCGAAAACGCGAAGCTTGACCCCGCGACGACCTGGAAAGGACCTCGTACAACCCATCGTCCTCGATCCGCTAGCGTTTTCTGACTTCGATGATGTACTTCATCAGGTCATTGAATTCCTTGCGGCTTTTCAGCTGACGCGCCAGGTTTTCCGGCATCAGCGAAACCTTGGATTCCTTGACGTCTTCGATGTCATCCTGAGCGATCGTGATCGGCGCGGGTTCGGCCAAGTTTCTCAAGACGATCTCGTCGTCGTTCTCGGAGATCCGCACGCCGGTTTGCACCTTGCCGTCGGCGGTCAGGATGCTCACCTGTGCGAATTCCTTGTCGATCAGCTTGGAGGGATCCAGGATCGATTCGACCAACTGCACGGGCGTCAGCTTGGTTTTGATTGTGGTCAAATCCGGACCCAGGCGTGCCGCCCCGCCCGGCGGGTCGTGACAGGCAAAGCAGGCGGCGGCGGATTGATAGAACAGTTTTTTTCCGCGTCGCACGTTTCCTTGATCGATCGCAACCTTGGCCAATTCGGCTGGCGGCGTGCTGAGCAGTTCTTCTTCCAAGGCTTGATTGGAGAACTCTTCGGTCTCGACGGCCGGCACGTCCTTCATCAGCGATGCTTCCAGCGGGTGCTCGGCGAGCAAGTCGTCCGGGGTCCAGAACGTCGATCGGTCGCCGGTCTGCTCGCGCACTAGTTTGACGCTGTGGGGGCTGACCGGTGAGGCTTGGTTGCCCCAGGTGTTGCGAACGAAGGTCAAGACCGCCGCAACTTCCTTGTCATTAAGCAACGATCGGAACGCGGTCATCGGCGGCACGCCGCGCGAGGGATCATACGTCTTTCCGTTGACGGTCAGTTTCCCCCACAATCCGTGCAGCGTCATTTTGATCAGACGGTCCTCGCTGCCGTTGACCCAGGGGCTGTCGACCAGCGACGGATAGATGTTTCCGCTGCCTTTGCCGTGCGTCAGGTGGCACGTCGCGCAGTGCGATTCCCGTTGATAAACCTCCGCGCCCAACTTGTACACTTTTCGATCGGCAGGACTGAGGTGCTTGGGGGGATCGAATTTGACGAACTCGATTTCGGCCGGCGCCTCAAATCCGCTCGCCCCGGTGGTGTCGACGTTCTCCCAAAAATGCTTTACGGTGTTTGCCGCCACGACGGCGTGTTTGACGTCGGAACTGAGCAACATGTCCAACAGCGCTTCGTTGCGAACTCCGTGTTGCTGGTGCAACCAAAGTGCTTCGAGCAAGTGGTGGGCTTCGGTTTCGTCGTTGGGGTCAAAGTCCTTGATCCATTGCTGTGCCGCGGCGATCACTTCGTCGGAGTCGCGGCCGCTCAATTCCACCCGCGTGCGATGGCGGACGCCGTTGACGGGGTGCTTCAGGTTTTCCAGCAACGCCGCGATCGGTTGGCCGTCGATCTTGACGGGCTGCTGCAGCGGGCGGTCTTTGACCGTCAGACGGAGGATGCGGCCGTGTCTGTGGTCGCGGTTGGGGTCGCGAATGTTGTGTTGCATGTGGCCGATAATGGCGTTGTGCCAGTCGGAAACGTACAACGCGCCGTCTTCACCGACGACGGCATCGGTCGGGCGAAAGTTCCGATCCTCGCTGTTGATCAATTCCAACCCCGGCGTTCCCCAGACGTGTCCGAATTCGCGGTCTTTGCCGTTCCCCTCGCGATCCAGGGAATACTGTTTCACACCCAGAAAACCGATCGTGTTGCAGATCAAAAAATCGTCCTGCAGCTCTTCGGGGAAGTGCTGCGAGGACAAGATCGCATTGGCCGCGACGGGGCGGAATTCTTTTTCCAGCAGGGTGTGCATCTTGAATCCCTTGCCTTCGGGACGCACCTGATACGATCGTCCCCCGGTGCCGTCGTTGGCGTAGCAGTAACCCCAGTAGTCAAAACTGGTGCCGTGCGGGTTGGGCGAGTTTCCGGCGTGGGGCGTGATCGCAAAGGTCCGCGGGTCAAAGCGATACATGCCCGACGCACCGATGTTCAGGTTTTGTTTCCACGGCGTTTCGTGGTTGTGGACCAGAAAAATTCCGCTTTGCCAATAGATCCCACCGTCGGGGCCGAACACCAGATTGTTCGCCGCGTGGTGCGTGTCGGCGGTTCCCAGCCCTTGCAGCATCGGGTATCGCACGTCGGCTTTGTCGTCCCCGTCGGTGTCTTTCAAGAACAGCAGATCGGGCCCGGAGGTGACGATGACGCCGCCGTTCCAAAACTCGAACCCGAGCGGGTTGTGAACGTGGGCAAAGATCTTTCGCGTGTCCGCCTTGCCGTCTTTGTCCGTGTCCTCAAAGATCATCAGGCTGTCGTTCATCTCCTTGCCGGGTTCCCACTTGGGATAGGTGTTCCAGCTGGCAGCCCACAGCCGCCCCTTGGCATCGACCTGCATCTGCACGGGATTGGCAAGGTCGGGGAACTGGACTTCGGAGGCAAAGACGTTCAATTCGTAGCCCTCGGGAACCCGTATCTTTGCGATCGATTCTTCGGGGCTCAGGTAGTCGATGCTGCCTTCTTTTTCCGCGCTGGAGCTTTTGCTGCCACCGCCGATGTTGGAGATCACTTTCACCGGCGGCGGGACGTTGCTGTCGTCGACGGTGTATGTTTTCCCCTCGGCGGCTGCCCAGATCGCAGGGTCGCGATTGGCGGTCATTACATCCAGCATGACCAGTTCGTGTTTCAGCACGTCGGCGTTGCTTTGCCCATCGACAAAGGTCAGCGTCGATCGACCGCCCCAGATGTCGTTGCCGTCGGTGGCGTGATAGCGATTGTGCCAATGCCAGTTCTTGTCCTCGACCGCCGCGTAAAGGTCAGCGAGCGTTTCGTCGGCCGGCACGGTTTTGCCGAGCAGAGCCTGTGAGATGATTTGGCTGAGCTGGCGATAGCCGTCGGCGTTCAGGTGGATGCCGTTGAGGGTGTACCGCTTTGAATCGGATTGAAACAGCTGAAGGGTCGGGGTGTACAGATCGACGAAGGTGGCCCCCGTTTCGGCCGCCGCTTTTCGAGTCGCTTCGGTGTAGACGGCCAGATTCGCGTTCAGCTCTTGCCCGTCGGGAAGATGCCGGTCACCGGTGAATTGGTAGGCGATAGGGCTGAACAAGACAAAGCGAATGTCCTTGCCCGCCTCTTTTCGCAGCTTGGTGTATCGATCGACCAGCTTCACCAATTCGCCCCGATAGGCGTCCGCTCCCGCCGGCCCGGCAAACGACTCGTTGTAACCGTAGAAGCTGAACAACACGTCCGGGGCAACATGCTGCAAGTACTCGGCGTCGTTGGTGAAACCCTGGTTGCGGGGGCGTTTGTTAACGATGTCGCCGGAGAAGCTCATGTTGCGAAAGCGGACGTTCATCCCTTTCAGCTGGCTTTGCAGCACCGTTTCGACCCACGGGTCGTGCTGCATGCGGTCGGCCAGACCATTGCCGTAAATGGCGACCACATCGTTGGCACGAAATTCAAACGGCTCGGCCGCGTCGGCCGCGGGGCGAAAGACCGCTACGGACAAGACGCCGACCAGCAACAGTGGAACGACGGCGTTCTTCGGAATGGCAACGAAGCTGCGGATGATGTTCATGAGGCTCTTGTTGATTGGGGGCTGTTCGCCAATGCGAACAATGCCCGTGCGGAAATCGCGGGGGGGCGGACGATGGGCGCGGTGGGGATCGAGGAGGGAGATTCGGAGATTGTAATCGAGACGGCGACGTGCAGAAGGTAGTCAGGCTGCGCGGCATGGAGAATCGTGACGGGGTCTCCGTGGTGGGGGCACGCGACAAAATGCCGCCCTAGTGGGGGACGACCCAGGTGCCGGCAATGCGGTCATGCCAGCCTCTTTCGGCGATAAAGACCGCCGCCAGCACCCACAACACAATCAACGGTGTCACTCGCGGGCTCATCCTGATGGCAAACACGATTGCCAGGGCGAAACACGCCAGGACAAGGATCCAGAAAAACAGTGCGCGGATCAGCAAACGCCGACGACGGGCCGGTCGGCCGCTTCGATCGACAACCGCACAATCAAAAATGCGGACGAGCGGCGAGGTTGAAAACAACATCGCGGACAACAAACTGGGCAGGACGACCAGTGCACACAGCACAAACACGGAGCACAGGATCACAAACGCGGCAAACGAGCCGCCTAACTCATAGTCGGTCGGCCGCCACACCAGAGCATCCAGCACTTCGCTCCATGGCTCGAGTGCCTCCTCGGCTTGCCGCACCTGATCGGCATCCGGCGGAGGCGTCTCGTCAAGAAACCGTCGCAGCAACTTCAAGTCGCGTTCGGTCCCGAACACCTGCGTCAAATCTGCTTGCCAGATCTGTTCGTTTCGGATCGTTTCTCGATAGCGGTCGACGACGATGATTTTGATCGCGTATGACAACGCTTCACGGCGCTGCATGCTGATCGTTCCACGAATCGTTTCGGGAAAATCCAATGCTCCCGCCGGGCTCGTCCGACCAACCTCGCCGGTGTGTTGCAAAAGGTCATAAAGTGCAACGTATCCGCTAAGCTCGCCGACTTCGGGAGTCTCTTGAAGTAACCTCCGCTCTGCGGCGGCAAAGGCAAAGAACAGGGAAAAGGCCGCCAGCGGCATCATCAAGCAACCCACCATGATCCCCCAGCGTCGTCCCAGCGAGACCGTCGTCGCGCCATGCGTCGTCGCCCGCAACATCCGGTGCAACTCCGCCGGCGCAGATGGCTGATTTAAATCGTCAAGCGTCTCTCGCGACTTGAGCGGGATTCTGCAACTGAATTCCGCCGACCGGGCGTCGGCATCTGAAACGATCCGATCCTCTATCGCCGCC containing:
- a CDS encoding arylsulfatase, whose translation is MNYPSTVALTLFCVSGLLLPHAVAEPPTPPSKTDSPPNVILILADDMALGDLSSLNGGLSRTPHLDRLKDDSVWFSQAYSAAPVCAPARAALLTGRYPHRTGVVTLNQLTYPSLTRLRRDETTIAELLQDRGYATGLIGKWHCGNGQGYEPNDHGFDEFEGFLNHTFIRRYFDYRLQVAGRTVEVNDQYLTSDLSARAVDFVRRHRDEPFFLHLAHYAPHRPIDAPAERIEPYLRRGLDQQTATVYAMIEIMDQGIGELLEELDRLQIREQTIVVFASDNGPDPLVQRRFNHDLRETKYTVYEGGVKVPFLVHWPNKLTPKELHDTVHFTDVLPTLMELCGFDVPETLELDGASLAGRLTGNADVAPLPGQRFWQWNRAQPRYSHNAAVREGNWKLVRPFVTRNIPKNDSELPPALYDLSSDPSESHDVAAEHPERVTQMNQALESWTRAVERDRTRTESVAD
- a CDS encoding PVC-type heme-binding CxxCH protein, coding for MNIIRSFVAIPKNAVVPLLLVGVLSVAVFRPAADAAEPFEFRANDVVAIYGNGLADRMQHDPWVETVLQSQLKGMNVRFRNMSFSGDIVNKRPRNQGFTNDAEYLQHVAPDVLFSFYGYNESFAGPAGADAYRGELVKLVDRYTKLRKEAGKDIRFVLFSPIAYQFTGDRHLPDGQELNANLAVYTEATRKAAAETGATFVDLYTPTLQLFQSDSKRYTLNGIHLNADGYRQLSQIISQALLGKTVPADETLADLYAAVEDKNWHWHNRYHATDGNDIWGGRSTLTFVDGQSNADVLKHELVMLDVMTANRDPAIWAAAEGKTYTVDDSNVPPPVKVISNIGGGSKSSSAEKEGSIDYLSPEESIAKIRVPEGYELNVFASEVQFPDLANPVQMQVDAKGRLWAASWNTYPKWEPGKEMNDSLMIFEDTDKDGKADTRKIFAHVHNPLGFEFWNGGVIVTSGPDLLFLKDTDGDDKADVRYPMLQGLGTADTHHAANNLVFGPDGGIYWQSGIFLVHNHETPWKQNLNIGASGMYRFDPRTFAITPHAGNSPNPHGTSFDYWGYCYANDGTGGRSYQVRPEGKGFKMHTLLEKEFRPVAANAILSSQHFPEELQDDFLICNTIGFLGVKQYSLDREGNGKDREFGHVWGTPGLELINSEDRNFRPTDAVVGEDGALYVSDWHNAIIGHMQHNIRDPNRDHRHGRILRLTVKDRPLQQPVKIDGQPIAALLENLKHPVNGVRHRTRVELSGRDSDEVIAAAQQWIKDFDPNDETEAHHLLEALWLHQQHGVRNEALLDMLLSSDVKHAVVAANTVKHFWENVDTTGASGFEAPAEIEFVKFDPPKHLSPADRKVYKLGAEVYQRESHCATCHLTHGKGSGNIYPSLVDSPWVNGSEDRLIKMTLHGLWGKLTVNGKTYDPSRGVPPMTAFRSLLNDKEVAAVLTFVRNTWGNQASPVSPHSVKLVREQTGDRSTFWTPDDLLAEHPLEASLMKDVPAVETEEFSNQALEEELLSTPPAELAKVAIDQGNVRRGKKLFYQSAAACFACHDPPGGAARLGPDLTTIKTKLTPVQLVESILDPSKLIDKEFAQVSILTADGKVQTGVRISENDDEIVLRNLAEPAPITIAQDDIEDVKESKVSLMPENLARQLKSRKEFNDLMKYIIEVRKR
- a CDS encoding sulfatase → MNTHALPATWLSVIVTTLMTWTTTHLMAADPVPAAKPNVVLFLVDDMGWMDSTPYGSQYYETPNMQRLQRQSMRFTNAYAVPLCSPTRASILTGQYSSRHRVTSASGHQPAAPAGASPYPAKVPAQRPLIYANSKNYLDPGLESLAEVLRDAGYRTGHFGKWHLGLSQQHWPERHGFEVAFHAEPSPGPASYFSPYGVHRTGNPSGKHHVGTITDGPDGEYITNRLTDEAIRFVEAHRNEPFFLNFWHYAVHGPWGHKEAYTKQFAEKTDPLGRQNNPIMASMLQSVDESLGRMLDKFDQLGLTDNTLFIFYSDNGGNTHSNVPGSRQMVNIKPGHPKWEFVQDWKKWAGDQPPTNNAPLREGKGRIYEGGQRVPLMVRWPGQIKPGSTSDAVVGPIDLYPTILQAAGLEKPDGHVVDGESLLPVLKQTGRLNRQAYFTWFPHLIPAVSVRQGDWKLIRRFEPHPQYPETRELYNLKDDIGETQNLATMRPDRVAELDGLIDQFVRDTGALYPKPNPDYKADATATPGSSDVTSGLVPRMCQLVKSEGAIRVVIEGRTPFLGTAQVKSTGPITLTLRARASAGGQGKVQWKTAGQTTFPESGQVVSYQLAPAAQWQDVSVELPLKDRSSVIRLYLPADAAELEIQSIRFRGAGGRETLWDFSGVSR
- a CDS encoding ThuA domain-containing protein; the protein is MMYVVRTLLLLELILFAGMASADQNPIPRFSGLVLHLDASQLAATQQTGPVPKWSNLAADLGDFSQSSSDQQPSLVEIGDTHVVRFSGSHLRSVGNDISTESISVFVVVAPHANPGDFRGWISSNAPGGRDYETGFNLDLGPGPTRKLNVINAEGRGFGGFRDLFEGEFNFGTLHHVALRVDAALKTVSLRVDGQDAGKRPYVPSTMSLAELTLGARYYHNGQGEMRVAGPLTCDIAEVLIYDRMLSDHETDAVERYLTAKHASLAETLPDALRLENDSAELQKVENPLAIQMLVPGFEVHEIPVELTNVNNVRFRDDGTLVTLGYNGDVHLLRDSDGDSLEDTAELFWKNEGSLRGPIGMLVTPKNYPHGQGVFTPSKGKVSLIVDKDGDDKADEEIVVATGWDEIPQNVDATGIAMASDGSLYFGLGTANYANAYLIDQQGVAHYDLKSDRGTVQRVSPDFKTRETVCTGIRFPIAFAFNRHGDLFCAEQEGATWLPNGNPFDELLHLEPDRHYGFPPRHPRHNPGVIDEPSVFDYAPQHQSTCGMVFNGDGQSAPIFGPKGWAGNAIVCGESRGKIWRTQLVKTDSGYVASTQLLACLQMLTVDACVAPNGDLVVACHSGPPDWGTGPTGMGKLYRIRMSRPEAARPVDVWANSPREIQIAFDRPLDPAMLRNVVDRIVVQHGKFVRAGDQFETLMPPYAVVQRQLATPRQNLTVHGMALSGDRRSVLLQTDPMGARDHYAVSIPYQSPVESSTTDGIEQIASIDVDLTLGGIQATFTRHSEDATVNPEWTGWLPHVNWQVNDEFTRQSAVHDDLRKLISGGGMLTMQTRLDVSDLLRPKVQPGSTLDYQWPEEIVTLAAHSSQSFHLDVAGRQIDANRNDDGTFSATIQIDPETAADVPLTVRASIAANSTPDWSLSASTNEDSRLRALPLRRFHLPWTSGADEDTSPIDAIEIAEIQGGNWGRGRRVFHSDAAGCFKCHAIHGPGSSLAGSDIGPDLSNLVHRDYASVERDIKHPSFAINPDYLGNTVLLHDGRVLTGTLQTVDGQLMLGDADGKTTRLEKAQIDTIKPAEVSVMPKGIDEKLTADQFRDLMTFLLTPPPHMPLDSPLEAPPVRTQAEVAAVLAGAEPPPSVLDPIKVVLVAGKKDHGPGEHDYPAWQIQWGQLLAAAEAVDVDAAWDFPDDQQLADADVLVFFQKGDWDDQRQTKMDRYFDSGGGAIYVHWAVNGNDRADDFSRRIGLASKGGSIGYRHGPLALNVHNTDHPIMRNIEPLQLYDESYWRLTGQPENVTLFATSIEDGAARPQMWAYERSAGRVFVSIPGHYSWTFDDPIFRTILLRAMAWTAKQPIDRFNELVPLGARMSR